The sequence agtgagtgagtgagtgagtgagtgagtgagtgagtgagtgagtgagtaCCTGTGTGGGTACTTGGCTGTTGGCTGGGTGGAATCCACCACTGCAGGCAAGTGTGACAACCAAAGATTTGCCAGGAGAACAGAGCTTATTGAACTGCATTTTCTGATGCTTGGAAGACATCTAAATGACAGCTAAAGAATGCCTTCATAGCTAAATGCTGTATTTGTTATCTGAAGCTCTAAAGATGtcaattttcaatatttttaagatCACAGAATAGCTTGGGTTGCACAAGTTTAGTTAACTTAGTTGCCTCCCCATTTCAATAAAGCCTTGAACTATGGCCAAAAGCTTCACTAAGAGAGGAAGCTGTTTTGGTTAATTGGCTTCCCAAGGCATTTAACCTCAGAATTATGCAAAACTGGGGTATGTCAGAAGATGAAAGCATCTGGGACCCATTCTATTTCTttcatgcttttcatttttccctcccagcagcactgttCAACACACACAGCTTCCAGCAATGTTCCAGCCACCCTCCTCACTCATTGGCTATGGCTGACACAGAGCTGACCCAAAGCTCTGTGGTTCATCAAGAGACGTGCAAATCAGCCAAGCCCCAGGGAGAAAAGTGTTCTGCGTTTATCTCCTGTCCCCCCAGGTACACCACATCCTGCCTCTGAGGCATGTGGGTCTCCTTGGATATTTTCTGACAAATCTTTCAAAACGCCTCTGCAAGGCTCCCTGCTCCATACCTGGACAAAATCAGGGTTGCACTAACACCACAGAAGATGCTGTGAATACAAATGTCACTCAGTGAGGCAGAAGCaaccccccagcccagcaaCCATGCCAGGCTCCtctacaaaataatttcaagggACCATTACAGAGTTATATCCCACCCTCTGACAAAAGCAGACCCAAAATGAGAGTTCCTCTCCTGCCAGGGAAGCCTTCAAGCACCCTGAAATCCTCACAAAAGAAGAGGGAGAGACCAGGTCTTCTGTGGCACCAAAATTCCAGCTTtacattttcatgaaaatcagGAGCTTTTCATAAAAATGAAGCCCCCAAAAAACATCTGTGCTGTAATAGTACTAACATAAAAGGGGCTAAGGTGGGACTATTGTAATATTGatgaaatgtaaagaaacagTGAAATCCAAAtcctagggggaaaaaaaaaactgggtCTTTTCTATGCTTTGACTGGACAAATCTTTCTTCTGGTCAACTGAACCATTTTGAATTCATACATATGCCTTAAATCTGTGCTTTACACAAGtttaaaactgcatttgaaaACTATTTCCTAGACATTGAACTCAACACTCTGAGCCTAAGCAGGAGAAGTtggcagcaaaaaaaacccacactgaGCAATTTTTAATTAGCTTCAACTTAGTAGCCACAAACTAGACAAGAATCAATTTCAGTGTTAGAGCTGAAGAATGAGGACTGACAGTATATCTTTTGGAGTTAAAGTGAAATATTGGATGTGGTTCATACATTTTTTGAGATGCAGTTTGTTAAAAAGATGACATTCAAACTGCAAGACTTTTTACCCCgttataataaaatatacacttttcttcagctgctctgttaAACTCTTAACACACATTTTcaggtttgggggaaaatccaaatccaaatccaaCGCTGAGGCTTCAGTACGGTTTCTTCTTCTTGCTAAACTAAAAATAGTAAATAAGTACCACATCCTGACTTTAGCTGCCTACAaccctgcttttaaaaatattggtaATGACTGTGTGCTTCTGGATTTGAACAGAAATTTGTCTCTGACACTGACTGGAAAAtatcctgcagctcctgtcactTACATAGGTAACAGTTTGTTTCAGATGCACTTTATTGaggatgattttatttttttatggatttttcttACATACACACATCCCCaagtatatatacatatacatacatatatatatatatgtatatgtatatatgtatatatacttggggatatatatatacacacatacaaacacacatGGTTAAAACTCAGTGCAACCCCAAACCTGTCTCAGTGTTTCTTATGAGCCTCTCTGCATTTATGTCTAAGACTTGTGATTATCCTCACCTGAAGCTCCTCTATTTTCACCTCCCATTTCTGTTCCTGGCATGATTTGGCTGGCACCTCTGACACCTGGTAAGCCAGCAGATCTGTTTCTGTATGTCCTTTCCAGATTCTTGGGACAACATTAATCTCACCTAACTTCAAGTATCTAGAGCAGAGAGATTTACGCTGATCACTGCCAACTCCCACTACAGTCAGTGAAGAGAACCAGTCCCTTCTAGAGACCcacccctctggctgtccaTGTGCCCCTGCCTTCCACTGACAAGGCAGAGAGCCCTTTCTTAGGTGACCTGGTTCAGATGCAAATATCCAAACTGGCGAGGTATACTCCACTGTCTGttttagatttttattaattCCCTGCTGTTAATATGCTCAAGATcacaaaaatgtacattttcacAAGTTATCACTTTCAGCTGGGACACTTTTGTATTCCTAAACACAAATAATATGCAAATCATTAAAAAGCCCACTACAAAAATACATACTTTTTATGGTATGCCTGTTTGTTccaaaacaagaataaaatacaGACAAGTTTATTGATAACTGTCAATGTTACTGTTGATGCAAAATAGATAATAATACTCTACACTTAAGTATTATAACTTTTCCCCATGCAGAGCAGAACCAAatctaaaataagaaaattatttcattcagtgaaaaaactttcttttaataaataaaagtacTTGCTATGCAGGTTTTGATGAGATGAAATTATTACAGTTATCAAGCCTTCTTAATTAAAATCTACAAATCATTCAATAAAACTGAACTCaaactttcagaaaacaaaacagctaCAATAGAGAACTCAggtgtttgtatttttaaatatatatatatacatatacacacaaataAAACGAGCATAAGGGataaaatagcttttctttaCACAAAGGAACTGAGCACACTCCACTGACTCCAAGCATTACCATGAAGATACTTCATGCAGTTGCTttggctcctgcaggccctgtTCCCATTTCTGCTACGGGCTTGCATTTTATCCTCAAGGTTTAATAAAACAAACCTGCCTGTCCCTCTATATCTCTAGGATACGGAAAGGAGAGGCTTTGTTTCTTAATAAATCCCACCCTCTTCAATATAACCATTAGCCTGTGGCATTGTaagcttttcacaaatattttgcaagaTCTAATACTTCTTCAAGTTAAAGACCcttattttgaaataatcaAAATGCATTGATTCTTTTAGAAAACAGAAGTCAACAAAATGTTCCATGTAGGAACGTAAATCTCATTCACTTGTCCTGGACAGACTTCTTCAAACACAGAGGTCTAAATTAAATATATCAATCTTAGGCAAGGAGATTAATACATAATCAGAGGATAAAACATATATGCAACACTGCTGAATTCATATAATGCataaaaaattagtattttctgaaaatgcagtgttttgaCCTGTATTCCATGCACAGCTTTCTCAGATGAATTGCAAAGGAAATCCTGGCAGGTAATGTTGAAATCAGCCCTTAAAGGATTTACAAGTTGACCAAAGCCATACACAGCCACTGGCTGTGACTCTGTTGGGTGCTACCTATTAATGCTGCCCTTTTTACCTTGGAGAAAGCGATGTACTTTACTCACATACACAGGAGATCTTCCATTCATCTGGCACAGTATTCCTAGGTGctgatttttccccctgtgtAACAGTTCTTCCCCTTCAGGGAGCACCACTGGGTGCAGACAGCTCCATTTCCCATGTCTGAAGTTAAGTGCAACCTGATGCTGCttgctgtgcccatccctggagagagGTGCTCCGGCAACAAGGGAAGCCAAGTGGATTTCAAGCAGCCATGCAGAGGCCCCAGTTTATATCCTTCCATCCAATGCAAGTTAAATAGCATGGAATATAAACTGTGGGATCCTGGGATTTCCCTCCTCTGTGAGTCATCCTACCCAGCTAGAGACAGACACGAGTAGGGAAAGGCAGTCATTGCTTTAGGCACTTGAGTTTAACCCATCTATGGATGTCAGAGTAAACCCTTAGGCTAGCAACGGAAAACTCAGCATAACCTTTGCCTTCGTTGTCAGGCAGtccaattttttttgtctgacaATCCTCAAACATCACATTTTTTTGCCCCAGACAGtatagcaatattttttatggtttttatgGCTGACTGATGGTGAACTGAGCTGCAATGGGAAAGCAAAATGTTTACACAATAAACCCATAAACCATTTTGTAATCATTAATGAGCATTCTTAAGATTTTACTGCGGCTGATTAGAAACTAATTCACTGGAATTGGTCATTCACTATActatacaaaggaaaaaaaaacacgGGTCCTTCACGTTCTGAAAAGGGGGATGTGATAGTAGCGGTCATCCTCAGTCAGGAGAGAAATCTCATTCCATTCCCTTCGGTATTCATCTGGATACTTTACTTGAAATTCCTCTGTATTAAACCTATGCAGTCTGTAAACTCGTATCTTTACTTCAAGTAAGTATCCAAGAAGAAACAGGTCAAcctaaaaatgaaagaaatccaGAAGACATTTATTTCTAGGCTTCGAAAACTAAACTGAAGATAATCCAAGTTAAGGCAAGTCATTTAGCTTCAAAACAGTAGACAAGGAATAAAAGGGGCCCTTTTCCTAGTGGAgtaaaaacattaaaagctTGAGGACATTCCCAACAGCCCTTCCACTTCTCTTTTGCTTGTAGAAACATTTGTCCTCTGCCTGACACCATACATAacctgctccccagccagctcTCACAGCTGACTGGGGAGCAAGAAAGGAATAGCTGTTACCAAGACTGATACAccctgaaaaaatgggaagcCCGCCACCTTGTGATCACTTGCTACATATGGAAAACATTACAGTGAAAGCAAAGAGTTTCTTGGTACTTCACATATATGAAACTGGAGAACTGGCATCTTCATTGATACTTCTTGCAACGGATTGcttaatcaggaaaaaaaaggtttgggAAAAGTTCATATCCTTGGGCATAGCCAGACAGAGCAGAACTTGCCCAGTTATAATCAAACTGCTCCTAAATTTTTCTGCATCACGTAACAATTGACTTGATAACTGAAATTGATTGTAAAAAACAATTTCAGCTATCGGAAAGTGAAACCATTTGCAGAGTGGCAGTGCGGAGTTTATAGTCAGCACTGAACTTCTCACTAATTataaaacaggaaacaaaaacctTAACTTATAAATGTGATTAGTAGAGTTCTTATTACCGACTCTTAAAAGACATTAGATCTCATGAGAACCAAAgagtgggaagaaaagagagtAATGCTACAGGATTTGGCACAGTGGAACAcataggaaaagcaaaacaactgGTCAAAACAGCATCATCTAAAACTATTTTACATATCAAAGTTATTACTGTTCTAAACTATGTCTTATTGATAACCTGTAGCATTTATTTTTGGGGCACGCTtactgcaggtttttttttcctggaacatAAAAGGCTATCCTCAGTCCACTTCCCCacatctcaaagaaaaaaaatgggccAGCTATCATGGATGATGTATAATATAATCACCTAATCACCAAAAAGATGGAGTaagttttgtgatttttcatCTATATCCTCACCTGGTCTAAGCAAATAGAGTCACCTATGGAGTTCAGATGATTCATCATGAAACTCAGAGGGTCAGATGAAGAGTCACGAGCAAAGAGAAGGCTAAAAAGGTTGTGTACGGGTTTGTCCCTGCTCTTTATCTGCTCATAGGCTTCGACAACTTCATAGAGCATGATGAATTTTATGGCCTCATAAAGTTTGTATTCCTTGCTTTCATCAGAAAATAGTGTATTACACATGCTTCCTCTTTCTTCATGATCTCTTGTAGCACTTATTTCAGCCCActggaaagcacagagaaaaagaagattatcaaaattattaaaaattctatttaacACAAAAGATTGCAAAACAGGAACAGAAGCCTGGTCTAAGTGTAAAGCAGCGATTAATCGACAGAGCCCAGGCACAACAGCatttgcaggcagcagctcccagtctGATCAAGGCCAATGGTTTGAGGTacaacaaggccaagtgctgggcCCTGCCTGGGTGACAACAACCCCCAGctgtgctacaggctggggacagagtggctggaaagtggCTCAGAGGAAGAGAGTGGAAAAGTGGGGGTACTGGTCAACAGCCTCTGAACATGAGCCAGAGTGTGTCCagggggccaagaaggccaatggcatcctggcctgtaccagcaatggtgtggccagcaggagcagggcagtgattgtctccctgcactcagcactggtgagggcacacctcaaatcctgtgctcactttttgtccctctctgtgagaaggacattgaggtgctggggcatgtccagagaagggcagcagacctggtgaagggtctggagcacaaatctgatgaggagcagctgagggagctgggggtgtttagcctggagaaaacaAGGCTGAAGGGGAAATCTCATCACACTCTACAACTACCTaaaaggagggtgtagccaggtggagGGTTGGTCTTTTCTCCCAGCGAACACGTCAtagaacaagaggaaaaggcCTGAAGTTTTGCCAGGGGAGATTTTGATTGGATACTAGGAGAAAATTCTTCATCAAAAgtgttgtcaagcattggaacaggcagtccaggaagtggttgagtcactgcccctggagatatttaaaagtatAAATGTAGCACTTGTGGACACGCTTTAGTGCTGGGTTAGtggttggacttaatgatcttaaaggtcttttccaaactaaatgatTCGATGATGATGGAGGTGGGAAAGGCAGCAAAGAACCCTGTTAGtaaaaacaggcaaaaatacATCTCACTGGCCAAACACCAtctttactaaaaaaaaaaaaaaaaaaattaagctggGAGCTATGCCTCATGCCCAGTAATAGCATAAGGCACCACAGAGttgctttgaaataatttgttaaTTGTAAGAAGGATTTATTCATTCTTTTAACTTgaaacttttttcttaaaaatgcagattaaaTGCTTCATGCACTACCATCAGCTAAAAGAACTACAACAAGCTGGAAATGAAAGCCAAATAACCCAACACTGGGAAATGCAAAGAGCAACAAGAACAAAATGATAACTGCACATAACTACCAGCCCATCTCAAGAAGATGCAGCTGTCACTTGGCACAGCAAGGGTGCAGGCAAGGGACCAAATCATCTATTTTCatcccctctttttctttctcatgttttGTTTCTAGAGCTTAAATTAgtctgtttggggttttgtttttgtttttattttttaattaactaattTCACTGCAGATGCAAAGAAAGTCCAGAGGAGCTAAAGAAATGTGCAAGGTCTTGACAGGCCAACTCTTTATCTCTTCTTCAGGAGGCTTTGGAGCTACTGAATCTCCccacattttaaatattaattatattaaataagaatattataatataattctTATATTAAATATGAATTATAGTCCTGGGTTGGGGATGATGGCAATCTGGCAATGCTAAGCAGAGGGGGCAGTGAGGCTGACAGGTCTTTGCAATCAAGTGCAAGCTTACAGAGAGAAATTATAGCAAAAATGGATAATCAAAACATTTAATGGGGATAGAATCGTTTTAGGAGAAAATGCACTGTTTATTTACTTCTTtccagctggagagggaatcTAGAGGCATCTCATACACCATGTTTACTTTTAATCAAAATGATGAGATACTTCAGGAGCCACTAGATGGCAAGGACTCACTGTAGGGACGGTGGCCTCCCTAACTTGCAGGGAACTCCTGAGTACTTGGCCTAGTGGATCACCAAAACCTGGATTCCCCTGCAGGAGAGATGATGGCCTTCCCAGCAACTCAGCAGTGTGAACCCGGGAGGGAGGCTGGCTGCCCCACTAATATGCAACCAGGAGAAGTTCCTTAATTCTGTCTGAACCAAATTCTCAAGGCTTTTATTCCTCCCAACCATTTCCTAGATACTCACGTTTGTCTTTAAGGCCTCCATACATTTGCGCAGCTTCCCAAAGGCATTGGGACCCGTGTATCTTTCTGGCCCAAAACTGTATTGCTGAATCCAGTTACAACCTTGAGAATACAAAAGCTtttcagggagct comes from Camarhynchus parvulus chromosome 2, STF_HiC, whole genome shotgun sequence and encodes:
- the OTULINL gene encoding inactive ubiquitin thioesterase OTULINL isoform X1, which encodes MQRQHDRRASKNRNHFIEHKNRSRISLERRVGRHEVWSWKTASKESLCLMWQKVKVQLMLSMSFLTALFWYCRRLYSFLAQLLKRWSNYLQRQLIRNLSVLPEVDLLGYSAREWKGETKQAKQMREAYEKLFRSCHIKYLRQVRRDNYSVIRAVLFQIFSQGIPFPSWMKERDILKLPEKLLYSQGCNWIQQYSFGPERYTGPNAFGKLRKCMEALKTNWAEISATRDHEERGSMCNTLFSDESKEYKLYEAIKFIMLYEVVEAYEQIKSRDKPVHNLFSLLFARDSSSDPLSFMMNHLNSIGDSICLDQVDLFLLGYLLEVKIRVYRLHRFNTEEFQVKYPDEYRREWNEISLLTEDDRYYHIPLFRT
- the OTULINL gene encoding inactive ubiquitin thioesterase OTULINL isoform X2, producing the protein MWQKVKVQLMLSMSFLTALFWYCRRLYSFLAQLLKRWSNYLQRQLIRNLSVLPEVDLLGYSAREWKGETKQAKQMREAYEKLFRSCHIKYLRQVRRDNYSVIRAVLFQIFSQGIPFPSWMKERDILKLPEKLLYSQGCNWIQQYSFGPERYTGPNAFGKLRKCMEALKTNWAEISATRDHEERGSMCNTLFSDESKEYKLYEAIKFIMLYEVVEAYEQIKSRDKPVHNLFSLLFARDSSSDPLSFMMNHLNSIGDSICLDQVDLFLLGYLLEVKIRVYRLHRFNTEEFQVKYPDEYRREWNEISLLTEDDRYYHIPLFRT